In the genome of Macellibacteroides fermentans, one region contains:
- a CDS encoding FtsW/RodA/SpoVE family cell cycle protein, with protein MDLASKLFKGDRVIWIIFMFLCLVSVVEVFSATSTIAYKNANHWAPIVRHATFLLGGFVVVILLHNIPYKFFSAFIALLPLSVLMLLITPFIGVSANDAHRWLELFGVQFQPSEFGKLSSVVYVAFLLSKRNKFTDVQLFKWLLLGVGIICVLILPENFSTAFMLFGVCFLLMFVGQIPLRLLFKLMAVLILVFSFLGAALIFMPDSAMKYLPNRAQTWKARIADFNHKSDFKEGETYVINDDNYQVSHAKIAIARGGIIGQLPGHGQQRDFLPQAYSDFIYAIIIEELGVVGGVFVLLLYIMLLIRAGMIARRCDKLFPKFLVLGCGLLVVTQALANMAVAVNLIPVTGQPLPLISRGGTSTVITCIYFGIILSVSRFGAGMGEEDTTEEGPEEAEVSEEPETEEDNTAVKTIKELETIVE; from the coding sequence ATGGATCTGGCAAGTAAACTATTTAAGGGCGACAGGGTGATATGGATCATTTTCATGTTCCTGTGCCTGGTCTCGGTGGTCGAAGTTTTTAGCGCAACCAGTACAATTGCGTATAAAAACGCAAATCACTGGGCTCCCATAGTGCGCCATGCCACTTTTTTGCTGGGCGGATTTGTTGTGGTTATACTACTGCATAACATCCCTTACAAATTTTTCTCGGCATTCATCGCTTTACTTCCGCTGTCTGTACTGATGCTGCTTATCACTCCGTTTATCGGCGTGAGTGCCAACGACGCCCATCGTTGGTTGGAGCTTTTCGGAGTGCAGTTCCAGCCGTCGGAATTCGGAAAACTATCGTCGGTGGTTTATGTTGCCTTCTTGCTGAGCAAACGTAACAAGTTTACGGATGTGCAGCTATTCAAATGGCTTTTGTTAGGTGTCGGAATTATCTGTGTGTTGATTCTTCCCGAAAACTTCTCCACGGCATTTATGCTCTTTGGGGTGTGTTTTCTGTTGATGTTTGTAGGACAGATCCCACTCAGACTGCTGTTTAAGCTAATGGCCGTTCTTATTCTGGTCTTTTCCTTTTTAGGAGCCGCCCTCATCTTTATGCCCGACAGTGCAATGAAGTACCTGCCTAACCGTGCCCAGACCTGGAAAGCACGTATTGCCGACTTCAACCACAAGAGTGATTTTAAAGAGGGTGAAACCTATGTAATCAACGACGACAATTACCAGGTATCCCATGCCAAAATAGCCATTGCCCGCGGAGGAATTATCGGCCAACTGCCCGGTCACGGTCAGCAACGCGATTTCTTACCCCAGGCCTATTCAGATTTTATCTATGCCATCATTATAGAAGAGCTGGGAGTTGTAGGAGGGGTGTTCGTATTGTTACTCTACATCATGCTGCTTATCAGGGCAGGTATGATTGCCCGGCGGTGCGATAAGCTGTTTCCTAAATTTCTGGTGCTGGGCTGCGGGTTGCTGGTGGTTACACAGGCACTTGCCAACATGGCGGTGGCAGTAAACCTAATACCTGTAACCGGTCAGCCGTTGCCTCTTATCAGTCGTGGGGGAACCTCCACGGTTATCACCTGTATCTATTTCGGCATCATTCTCAGCGTGAGCCGTTTTGGAGCCGGTATGGGAGAAGAGGATACTACGGAGGAGGGACCCGAAGAGGCGGAAGTTTCGGAGGAGCCGGAAACCGAAGAGGATAACACGGCGGTGAAAACAATAAAAGAACTTGAAACAATCGTAGAATAA